Within the uncultured Bacteroides sp. genome, the region TATAGCCAAATTCAACATTTTTAAGACGAATATAGGTTCCAGATCCTGCTTCGTAGGTCGAATAGTAACGTTCATTATTTTTCCAGGATTTTCCGTAAAAACGAGTAAATTGAGCAGCACCAGCGGTCTCTGGAGCCCAATAATAATTATGTTTTCCAAATACATTATCATTATTAGAGAAGGCCCACATAATTTCCCAGTTTTTCATGAATAATGCATGTGTTGAACCTTGAAATAACACTGAAAAATCAAATGATTTCCAAGTTCCTCCCAATGTGATACCATATTGTATTTCAGGCACAGTACCATAGCCCTGACGGTAAGCATCATCATTATTAATAACACCATCCTTATTAAAGTCTTGGAACTTTAAGTCACCAGGTACAATTTCTATATTTCCAGGTATACCATTATTGTTACCTAATTGAGTAGGACTATTTCGTATTTCTTCATAGCTAGTGAAATATCCGGTATTCTTCCACATCAATGGTGTACCAATTGAATATCCTTCCTCTTTCTGATAAGGTAATAGTCCAAGTGGATCCGCTTTCTTCAGAACCTTATTTACATTATAAGTAAAATTACCTTTTACATAATAACTAAAATTCTTGTTTATACGCAAATTATGCTTCAGTTCAATTTCTATACCTTTATTTTCCGTTTCCCCAATATTTGCAACATTAAAAGCAGCTCCAACATAATCAGGTTTTACAGCATCAATGTTAGTTAAGATATTACTTCTATGTTCGTAGAAAACATCCACATTGAAACCAAACAAGCCTTTAAAAAAGTCTGTTTCTATACCAATATTTTCTTTTCGAGCTACTTCCCAGGTAACATTTTCATTAGCTATGGCTCCTTGCTGAATGCCATTGTAGTAGTTATCTCCGGAACCAAATGTATATCCACCAGCATTATTATATTGCTGTAAGTAAATAAATCGTTGAGCAACATTATTTACTGTTGATTTATCATTACCAACCCAACCTAAAGAAGCTCTCAGTTTTAATGTGGAAATAATATTGCCAAGAGATGTATTAGCAATAAAATCTTCATTACTTATCAGCCAACCTAAAGCAAATGCAGGAAAAAAGCCATAACGTTTGCCTTTAGGAAAGTTTTCAGATCCATTATATCCAGCGTTAAATTCTCCAAAATAACGTTTCTTATAGTCATATGTGGCACGGCCAACTAATCCTTGGTCAGCATAAGGAACTTCACCATTTTTTGTCAGTTTATTACGATTTACTAAAAAAAGGCCACTAACAGAATGATCTCCAAAAGTGCGGCTGTAATTCAAACCAGCTTCCATATATAACTTATACCAGTTGTTCAAGTGACCACTTGCAGTACCAACATAAGAAAGTGGTCTGTTTTCTCCAAATACTTGATATGAATTGGAATAAATATCATATACATAAGTTGCTTCTGATTTATTCCAATATCGGCCATTTTCTCCTTGTGTATCAAATGAAATCTGACCTTTGGCCGAAAGACCTTTAGTTATAAAATCAAGCTTGTAATTCAACATTAAACTTGATTCCAAAGTACTAGTGACATCTTTATAAGTTGCAGCATCTTTTAATGCTTGCACAGGGTTACCTCCATTTTCAAGACTTCCTCCCGATTGTCCTGCATAAGATCCATCAGGATTATAGACAGGATAATCTCTTCCGGATATTGCAAAAGCCCTATGATAAACACCCCAACTGCTCCAGATTGTAGAAGTCGGCGATTTAAGAGTTTCAACTCGCGAGCCAATATTAAGTGATGCTGTAAGATCTTTCGTAACATCAACATCCAGATTACTTCTAAAATTAAATCGTGAATATTTGGTTAGATTATCGTTTTTATAAAATCCGTTCTGATTTATAAATCCACCTGATATAAAATATCTGATAGTCTTTGTTCCACCTGAAATATTTACATTGTATTGTTGTTGAGTAGATTGTTTTTTCATTATTTCATCAACCCAATTTACATCCGGATGAGTCCAGGGCGAAGCTCCGGTTCTATAATATAACAAATCGTCAGCAAGTGTTCCATTTTTGACTTTAGGAACACGGGAACTATTATATTGTCCCCAATCTGCCAGATACCTAAGGCTTGTAGCATCATAAGCACCTAATGGTTGAGGAATGTTCGTTGTTTGTGTGATAGCAGCCTGCGCTGTAAATGAAACTTTAGGTTTTCCTAAGGAACCACGTTTTGTTGTGATAATAATTACACCATTTGCCCCTTTTACACCATAAACAGCAGTTGCAGATGCATCTTTCAGAATATTAACTGATTCAATTTCATTTGGGTCAATTTT harbors:
- a CDS encoding TonB-dependent receptor; its protein translation is MKKIIFLMLVALQVLLPLQAQQTHKISGKVTDLKTGEELIGVSVLIKGTTKAVITDLDGNFALDIPNAGAPVIKFSYIGYKDLELTVKDRSPLKVQLIATDKQLSEVVVVGYGTQKKESVIGSISSISNKTMVSSPVTNISQSLAGKLSGIQVVQSSGEVGSDVADVYVRGMSTWNDATPIFVVDGIVRQEYAKIDPNEIESVNILKDASATAVYGVKGANGVIIITTKRGSLGKPKVSFTAQAAITQTTNIPQPLGAYDATSLRYLADWGQYNSSRVPKVKNGTLADDLLYYRTGASPWTHPDVNWVDEIMKKQSTQQQYNVNISGGTKTIRYFISGGFINQNGFYKNDNLTKYSRFNFRSNLDVDVTKDLTASLNIGSRVETLKSPTSTIWSSWGVYHRAFAISGRDYPVYNPDGSYAGQSGGSLENGGNPVQALKDAATYKDVTSTLESSLMLNYKLDFITKGLSAKGQISFDTQGENGRYWNKSEATYVYDIYSNSYQVFGENRPLSYVGTASGHLNNWYKLYMEAGLNYSRTFGDHSVSGLFLVNRNKLTKNGEVPYADQGLVGRATYDYKKRYFGEFNAGYNGSENFPKGKRYGFFPAFALGWLISNEDFIANTSLGNIISTLKLRASLGWVGNDKSTVNNVAQRFIYLQQYNNAGGYTFGSGDNYYNGIQQGAIANENVTWEVARKENIGIETDFFKGLFGFNVDVFYEHRSNILTNIDAVKPDYVGAAFNVANIGETENKGIEIELKHNLRINKNFSYYVKGNFTYNVNKVLKKADPLGLLPYQKEEGYSIGTPLMWKNTGYFTSYEEIRNSPTQLGNNNGIPGNIEIVPGDLKFQDFNKDGVINNDDAYRQGYGTVPEIQYGITLGGTWKSFDFSVLFQGSTHALFMKNWEIMWAFSNNDNVFGKHNYYWAPETAGAAQFTRFYGKSWKNNERYYSTYEAGSGTYIRLKNVEFGYTLPTALIQKFGMSNVRVYFSSINPYMWAVEKYLDPDNRDSRGGKMPPTKAFNFGLNVNF